From Hypanus sabinus isolate sHypSab1 chromosome 23, sHypSab1.hap1, whole genome shotgun sequence, a single genomic window includes:
- the LOC132379887 gene encoding uncharacterized protein LOC132379887 → MYKSHSLCCTNPSLSLLHKSHPLSGVQIPPSLWCPNPTHSLVFKSHSLSGVQISSWCKNPTLSLVYKSHPLSHVQVPLSHSLVYKSHPHSVQIPPSLWCTNPTHSGIQISLSLSGVQIPPTLVYKSHSLSLVYKSHPLSRVQIPPTLWCTNPTLSLMYKSLSLSLVHKAHSLRCTKPTHSLMDEALSLFLVHKSHSLWCLNPSLSLVYKSLALSGVQFIPSLWYTNLTLTLVYKSDPLSGVQSSISFSGVKISVALVFKSQSLSGVQIPPSLWCTNPTLSLVYKSHCFWCTNLTLSLWCTNLSLTLVYKSHTLSGVQISPSLWCTNPTLSLVYKSHSLSLSGVQISLSLWCTNLHSLSDV, encoded by the exons ATGTACAAATCCCACTCTCTCTGCTGTAcaaatccctccctctctctgctaCACAAATCTCACCCCCTCTCTGGTGTACAAATCCCACCTTCTCTCTGGTGTCCAAACCCCACTCACTCTCTGGTGTTCAAATCCCACTCACTCTCTGGTGTACAAATCTCTAGCTGGTGTAAaaatcccacactctctctggtgtacaaatcccaccctctctctcatgtacaagtcccactctctcactctctagtGTACAAATCTCACCCTCACAGTGTACAAATCCCACCTTCTCTCTGGTGTACAAATCCCACCCACTCTGGTATAcaaatctcactctctctctctggtgtaCAAATCCCACCCACTCTGGTATACAaatctcactctctgtctctggtGTACaaatcccaccctctctctcgtgTACAAATCCCACCCACTCTGTGGTGTACaaatcccaccctctctctcatgtacaaatccctctctctctctctggtgcaCAAAGCTCACTCTCTCCGGTGTACAAAGCCCACTCACTCTCTGATGGAcgaggctctctctctctttctggtgCACAAATCTCACTCGCTCTGGTGTTTAAATCCCAGTCTCTCTCTAGTGTACAAATCCCTCGCTCTCTCTGGTGTACAATTCATACCCTCTCTCTGGTATACAAATCTCACCCTCACTCTGGTGTACAAATCAGACCCTCTCTCTGGTGTACAAAGCTCAATCTCTTTCTCTGGTGTAAAAATCTCAGTCGCTCTGGTGTTTAAATCCCAGTCTCTCTCTGGTGTACAAATCCCGCCCTCTCTCTGGTGTACaaatcccacactctctctggtGTACAAATCTCACTGTTTCTGGTGTAcaaatctcactctctctctctggtgtacaaatctctctctca CTCTGGTGTACaaatcccacactctctctggtGTGCaaatctcaccctccctctggtGTACAAATCCCACCCTCTCGCTGGTGTAcaaatctcactctctctctctctctggtgtacaaatctctctctcactctggtgTACAAaccttcactctctctctgatgtataa